One region of Rana temporaria chromosome 9, aRanTem1.1, whole genome shotgun sequence genomic DNA includes:
- the LOC120913594 gene encoding cysteinyl leukotriene receptor 1-like, producing MTEIEDLMFDRSFLPNHTMQPANQTLTTAASEEEILNAKETIDEFRNQVYSTAYSMFTVFGLVGNCFALFVLIKTYKQRTAFHIYMLNLAISDLLFICTLPFRVAYYVSRGNWIFGDFFCRVSSYSFYVNLYCSIFILTAMSVTRFLAIVHPVKNLRFISVTRAKWVCLGIWVFVLLATSPFLMSGSEFDTRTNLTKCFELSQKNTSVKKVLILNYISLTFGFIAPFIIILVCYTLIIKALMKNSLNKQQASRKKAIRMIIIVLIVFFISFMPYHIQRTLHLHNVQNSSDRMILHQKKVIICLALAASNCCLDPMLYFFAGENFRRRLSTMRKHSVSIVQ from the exons ATGACAGAAATAGAAGACTTAATGTTTGACAGATCTTTTCTCCCTAATCACACGATGCAGCCGGCTAACCAG ACTTTAACAACTGCTGCTTCAGAAGAAGAAATTTTGAATGCAAAAGAAACTATTGATGAATTCCGTAACCAAGTCTACTCCACTGCATACTCCATGTTTACTGTTTTTGGCCTAGTAGGGAACTGTTTTGCACTATTCGTCCTTATAAAAACCTACAAACAGAGAACAGCTTTTCACATTTACATGCTCAACCTTGCCATCTCTGATTTGCTATTCATCTGCACCCTTCCATTCCGAGTGGCCTACTATGTCAGCCGCGGTAACTGGATTTTCGGGGACTTCTTCTGTCGTGTTAGCTCCTACTCCTTCTACGTCAATTTGTATTGCAGTATCTTCATCCTGACCGCGATGAGCGTCACTCGCTTTCTGGCGATAGTCCACCCTGTGAAAAATCTTCGATTTATCTCAGTAACCAGAGCCAAGTGGGTTTGTCTGGGAATTTGGGTATTTGTCTTATTAGCAACTTCCCCATTTTTAATGAGTGGATCAGAGTTTGACACAAGAACAAACCTAACAAAGTGCTTTgagctttcccaaaaaaatacctCGGTGAAAAAAGTGCTCATCCTAAACTATATCTCACTCACCTTCGGCTTCATCGCTCCGTTTATCATCATTTTGGTTTGTTATACTCTGATCATTAAGGCCTTGATGAAAAATAGCTTGAACAAACAGCAAGCTTCCAGGAAGAAGGCAATTCGAATGATCATCATAGTCCTGATTGTCTTCTTTATAAGCTTTATGCCATATCACATCCAGCGGACTCTTCACCTTCACAATGTTCAAAACAGTTCCGATAGAATGATACTACACCAGAAGAAAGTCATCATCTGTTTGGCCCTTGCTGCTTCCAACTGCTGCTTGGATCCAATGCTGTATTTCTTTGCAGGGGAAAACTTTCGTAGAAGACTTTCTACCATGAGGAAGCACTCTGTTAGCATTGTGCAGTGA